In one Paracoccus everestensis genomic region, the following are encoded:
- a CDS encoding NAD(P)/FAD-dependent oxidoreductase, translating into MGAARGKSQVLTSVTIIGGGIFGLACAWELVQRGARVRVIEAERIGAGSSGGHVGALAPHAPDNWNPKKAFQLDSLLMAPGFWAGVENASGLPSGYARTGRLQPLADTAAAERLGDRIAAAENRWPEGCAMHLTDRHQCDLMPRSPSGHWLFDGLTARLSPRAAGVALAAAIHNRGGEIVEGQQPGPLSGPVLWATGTAGLTDLSRDLGRPIGKGVKGQSALLRYAAPDAPQVFADGLHIVPHADGTVAVGSTSENDYGHLDTDDQIDALIAKARAICPNLQDAPVIDRWAGARPRARTRAPILGPWPGRPGHFVANGGFKIGFGMAPKVAQVMADLILDGHDAIPDGFRLT; encoded by the coding sequence ATGGGGGCAGCTAGGGGAAAGAGCCAGGTCTTGACAAGCGTGACGATCATCGGCGGCGGAATCTTCGGGCTTGCCTGCGCCTGGGAATTGGTCCAGCGCGGCGCCCGCGTCCGCGTGATCGAGGCCGAACGGATCGGTGCCGGATCGTCCGGCGGCCATGTCGGCGCGCTTGCCCCCCATGCGCCGGACAACTGGAACCCCAAGAAGGCCTTTCAACTGGACAGCCTGCTGATGGCCCCCGGCTTCTGGGCGGGGGTCGAGAATGCGTCGGGCCTGCCCAGCGGATATGCCCGCACCGGACGGCTTCAACCCCTGGCCGACACAGCCGCCGCCGAACGCCTCGGCGACCGCATCGCTGCTGCGGAGAACCGCTGGCCGGAAGGCTGCGCCATGCACCTGACCGACCGGCACCAGTGCGATCTGATGCCCCGCAGCCCGTCCGGCCACTGGCTGTTCGACGGCCTGACTGCCCGCCTGTCTCCCCGCGCGGCGGGCGTGGCGCTTGCCGCCGCCATCCACAACCGGGGCGGAGAAATCGTCGAGGGCCAGCAGCCCGGCCCCTTGTCCGGCCCGGTTCTCTGGGCGACTGGCACGGCGGGGCTGACGGACCTGTCCCGCGACCTGGGCCGTCCCATCGGCAAGGGCGTCAAGGGTCAGTCGGCGCTGCTGCGATATGCCGCCCCCGACGCCCCGCAGGTCTTTGCCGACGGTCTGCATATCGTTCCCCATGCGGACGGAACGGTTGCGGTCGGCTCGACCTCGGAAAACGACTACGGCCATCTGGACACTGACGATCAGATCGACGCCCTGATCGCCAAGGCGCGCGCCATTTGCCCCAATCTTCAAGACGCGCCGGTGATTGACCGCTGGGCCGGTGCCCGCCCCCGCGCCCGGACCCGTGCGCCGATCCTGGGACCATGGCCCGGTCGCCCGGGCCATTTTGTGGCCAATGGCGGTTTCAAGATCGGCTTCGGCATGGCGCCCAAGGTGGCGCAGGTGATGGCAGACCTGATCCTGGACGGCCATGACGCCATCCCCGACGGCTTCCGCCTCACCTGA
- a CDS encoding 4-aminobutyrate--2-oxoglutarate transaminase has protein sequence MTTMTDRKDAAISRGVGMTTQIYAERAENAEIWDRDGNRYIDFAAGIAVVNTGHRHPKVVEAVKAQLDRFTHTCHQVVPYENYVSLAERLNALVPGDFDKKTIFATTGAEAVENAIKIARHYTGRPGIVSFAGGFHGRTFMGMALTGKVQPYKAGFGPMMPDVWHLPFPNPLHGVSKEDALKSLQQLFKADLEPARVAAIIVEPVQGEGGFYEVPPGFMAELRALCDHHGMLLIADEVQTGFARTGKLFAMEHHGVAADLTAMAKGLGGGLPISAVTGRAEVMDSPNPGGLGGTYAGNPLGVAAAHAVLDVIEEEGLCDRATRLGQRLKQRLAAARDQIPQIADIRGPGFMNAVEFNLPGSDSPSPDFTNKVREEALKRGLILLTCGVYGNVVRFLAPLTIPDAVFEEALDILDDSLLAARNGSHSGSGA, from the coding sequence ATGACGACCATGACCGACCGCAAGGACGCCGCCATTTCCCGTGGCGTGGGCATGACCACGCAGATCTATGCCGAACGGGCCGAGAATGCCGAAATCTGGGACCGCGACGGCAACCGCTATATCGACTTTGCGGCGGGCATCGCGGTCGTGAACACCGGCCACCGCCATCCGAAGGTCGTCGAGGCCGTGAAGGCGCAACTGGACCGCTTCACCCATACCTGCCACCAGGTCGTGCCGTATGAAAACTACGTCTCGCTGGCCGAGCGTTTGAACGCTTTGGTTCCCGGCGATTTCGACAAGAAGACGATCTTCGCCACGACGGGGGCCGAGGCGGTGGAAAACGCCATCAAGATCGCCCGCCATTATACCGGGCGGCCCGGCATTGTCAGTTTCGCAGGCGGTTTTCACGGGCGGACCTTCATGGGCATGGCATTGACCGGCAAGGTCCAGCCCTACAAGGCGGGCTTCGGACCGATGATGCCCGATGTCTGGCACCTGCCGTTCCCCAATCCCCTGCACGGCGTCAGCAAGGAAGACGCGCTGAAATCCCTGCAGCAGCTGTTCAAGGCCGATCTGGAACCGGCCCGCGTGGCGGCCATCATCGTGGAACCTGTTCAGGGCGAGGGTGGGTTCTACGAGGTGCCGCCCGGCTTCATGGCCGAACTGCGCGCGCTGTGTGACCATCACGGGATGCTGCTGATCGCGGACGAGGTGCAGACCGGATTCGCCCGCACCGGCAAGCTGTTCGCGATGGAACATCACGGGGTCGCGGCCGACCTGACCGCCATGGCCAAGGGGCTTGGCGGCGGCTTGCCGATCAGTGCCGTCACCGGCCGGGCCGAGGTGATGGACAGCCCCAATCCCGGTGGCCTGGGCGGCACCTATGCGGGCAATCCGCTGGGCGTGGCCGCAGCCCATGCCGTTCTGGACGTGATCGAGGAAGAAGGGCTTTGCGACCGCGCCACCCGCCTGGGCCAGCGGTTGAAGCAGCGGCTGGCTGCGGCGCGCGACCAGATCCCGCAGATCGCCGACATCCGCGGCCCCGGCTTCATGAACGCGGTCGAATTCAACCTGCCCGGCAGCGACAGCCCCAGCCCCGATTTCACCAACAAGGTCCGGGAAGAAGCGTTGAAGCGCGGCCTGATCCTGTTGACCTGCGGCGTATACGGCAACGTGGTCCGTTTCCTTGCACCGCTGACGATCCCGGACGCGGTGTTCGAGGAGGCCTTGGATATCCTGGACGACAGCCTGCTGGCGGCAAGGAACGGTTCTCATTCGGGATCGGGTGCATGA
- a CDS encoding META domain-containing protein, with amino-acid sequence MTIIRTLAALATVAALAACQDTGERSVAMLKPGNSFTVARIDGAPAPAGVTLDVGEGGRVTGRAPCNRYSAQLTESGGAMTLGGTVMTRMACAEPDRMMAETRFGMALGSVTAARRALGGIALVDPEGRERIGLISAAGQ; translated from the coding sequence ATGACCATCATCCGCACCCTTGCCGCGCTTGCAACCGTTGCCGCCCTGGCGGCTTGCCAGGATACAGGCGAAAGGTCCGTGGCCATGCTGAAGCCCGGCAACAGCTTCACCGTGGCCCGCATCGACGGCGCCCCCGCACCGGCCGGCGTCACGCTGGATGTGGGCGAGGGCGGGCGCGTCACGGGCCGGGCGCCCTGCAACCGCTACAGCGCGCAGTTGACCGAAAGCGGCGGCGCCATGACCCTCGGCGGGACAGTGATGACCCGCATGGCCTGCGCCGAGCCTGATCGCATGATGGCCGAAACGCGGTTCGGAATGGCCTTGGGTTCCGTCACCGCCGCGCGGCGGGCATTGGGGGGCATCGCCCTAGTCGACCCCGAGGGGCGCGAACGCATCGGCCTGATTTCCGCAGCCGGGCAATAG
- a CDS encoding ABC transporter permease: protein MSGVNWPGVWAIFHHEMTRFFRTVMQSMLSPVVSTVLYFVVFGAAIGGRIQSVEGVEYGAFIVPGLMMLTILQQSVSNASFGIYFPKFSGTIYEYLVSPVGWIEVTLGFVGAAATKAVLIALVILVTSFFFVGVHILHPFWMLAFLILTATGFSLLGFIIGLWAKNFEQLQIVPMMVITPLVFLGGAFYSSDMLPPFWEGVAKLNPVLYLVSGFRWSFFGLADVPVGVSLVAVTVMIVACCAAIRWIFATGWRLRE from the coding sequence ATGAGCGGCGTCAACTGGCCCGGCGTCTGGGCGATCTTCCATCACGAGATGACGCGCTTTTTCCGCACCGTCATGCAGTCGATGCTGTCGCCGGTCGTGTCCACGGTGCTGTATTTCGTGGTCTTCGGCGCGGCCATCGGCGGGCGCATCCAGTCGGTCGAGGGCGTGGAATACGGCGCCTTCATCGTGCCCGGCCTGATGATGCTGACGATCCTGCAGCAATCGGTCAGCAATGCCAGCTTCGGCATCTATTTCCCGAAGTTCAGCGGCACGATCTATGAATACCTGGTGTCCCCGGTGGGCTGGATCGAGGTGACGCTGGGCTTTGTGGGGGCGGCCGCCACCAAGGCCGTGCTGATCGCCCTTGTGATCCTGGTGACCAGCTTCTTCTTCGTGGGCGTCCATATCCTGCACCCGTTCTGGATGCTGGCCTTCCTGATCCTGACCGCCACCGGATTCAGCCTGCTGGGCTTCATCATCGGCCTATGGGCGAAGAACTTCGAGCAGTTGCAGATCGTGCCGATGATGGTGATCACGCCCTTGGTTTTTCTGGGCGGCGCGTTCTATTCGTCGGATATGCTGCCGCCATTCTGGGAAGGCGTGGCCAAGCTGAATCCGGTCCTGTACCTTGTGTCGGGCTTTCGCTGGTCGTTTTTCGGCCTTGCCGACGTGCCGGTCGGCGTGTCTCTGGTCGCGGTCACCGTGATGATCGTGGCCTGCTGCGCGGCGATCCGCTGGATCTTCGCGACCGGCTGGCGGCTGCGCGAGTGA
- a CDS encoding NnrU family protein has product MTGWIEYGAAWACFLGAHMIPALPGPRGWLIATLGRRGYLAAFSLLSIGLLYWLIVAAGRAPYVHLWDQPGWSRWLVNIAMPVAILIGTLSVGMSGLVVAFALWAGAHLVANGDVAHAIFFGGMGIFALSGIARSGLPDAFRMTWRRLALAVLIWAALLHLHPLVIGVSPLPA; this is encoded by the coding sequence ATGACCGGATGGATCGAATACGGGGCCGCCTGGGCCTGTTTCCTGGGCGCGCACATGATCCCGGCGCTGCCCGGGCCGCGCGGCTGGCTGATCGCAACACTGGGGCGGCGGGGATACCTGGCGGCCTTCAGCCTGCTGTCGATCGGGCTGCTGTACTGGCTGATCGTGGCGGCGGGACGGGCGCCCTATGTCCATCTGTGGGACCAGCCGGGCTGGAGCCGCTGGCTGGTCAACATCGCCATGCCGGTGGCAATCCTGATCGGGACGCTGTCGGTCGGCATGTCGGGGCTGGTGGTGGCCTTTGCCCTGTGGGCAGGCGCGCATCTGGTCGCCAATGGCGATGTGGCCCATGCGATCTTCTTTGGCGGGATGGGCATCTTTGCGCTGTCCGGCATTGCGCGGTCGGGGCTGCCTGACGCGTTCCGGATGACTTGGAGGCGGCTGGCGCTTGCGGTGCTGATCTGGGCCGCGCTGCTGCACCTGCATCCGCTGGTGATCGGGGTGTCGCCCTTGCCTGCCTGA
- a CDS encoding ABC transporter ATP-binding protein: MTAIIQIDHLSKQYGSGTKALSDVTLDIHEGEIIALLGPNGAGKTTLISIICGLVVPTGGTVRVGGHDIRTDWRGARKLIGLVPQEIALEPFETVLNAVRFTRGLYGEGPDDAYIEQVLRSLALWDKRDAKTRELSGGMKRRVLIAKALSHRPKVLFLDEPTAGVDVTLRREMWEVVDQLRRDGVTIILTTHYLEEAEEMADRIGVINRGQLLLLKPTADLMGEFGKKTLTVELIEPLAAIPDTLADRGLRLSADGRSLAYEYDTRAERTGIAHLLGDLAGQGIMVRDVSTRQSSLEEVFMTLVSEPRQEVTA; this comes from the coding sequence ATGACCGCGATCATCCAGATCGACCATTTGTCCAAGCAATACGGCAGCGGCACCAAGGCGCTGAGCGATGTCACCCTGGACATCCACGAGGGCGAGATCATCGCCCTTCTGGGTCCGAACGGGGCGGGCAAGACCACGCTGATTTCCATCATCTGCGGGCTGGTGGTGCCCACGGGCGGCACGGTTCGCGTGGGTGGCCACGACATCCGCACGGACTGGCGCGGCGCGCGCAAGCTGATCGGCCTTGTTCCCCAGGAAATCGCCCTTGAACCCTTCGAGACGGTCCTGAACGCGGTCCGCTTCACGCGCGGCCTTTATGGCGAAGGCCCGGACGACGCCTATATCGAACAGGTGCTGCGCAGCCTGGCCCTGTGGGACAAGCGCGATGCCAAGACCCGCGAGCTGTCGGGCGGCATGAAGCGGCGGGTGCTGATCGCCAAGGCCTTGTCGCACCGGCCCAAGGTGCTGTTCCTGGACGAACCCACGGCGGGGGTGGACGTGACCCTGCGCCGCGAGATGTGGGAGGTCGTGGACCAGTTGCGGCGCGATGGCGTGACGATCATCCTGACCACGCATTACCTGGAGGAAGCCGAGGAAATGGCCGACCGCATCGGCGTCATCAACCGCGGCCAGCTGCTGCTGCTCAAGCCTACGGCGGATCTGATGGGCGAGTTCGGCAAGAAGACCCTGACGGTCGAGTTGATAGAACCCCTGGCCGCCATCCCCGATACGCTGGCGGACCGGGGATTGCGCCTGTCTGCGGACGGGCGGTCGCTGGCCTATGAATACGACACCCGGGCCGAACGCACCGGCATCGCGCATCTGCTGGGCGATCTGGCGGGACAGGGGATCATGGTGCGCGACGTATCCACCCGGCAATCCAGCCTTGAAGAAGTGTTCATGACGCTGGTCAGCGAACCGCGTCAGGAGGTAACGGCATGA
- a CDS encoding DUF4202 domain-containing protein — MTTRLDHAFQAIDAANARDPNLDEGKPANLLYGQRMTEQQQHLFPQASDALRIACRGQHIERWLLPRSAYPMDRAGYLQWRQEQGRRHADRIAGIMADAGYEENDIEQARKMLTKQGLKRDTEVQALEDVICFTFIRWYLGDFMAEQSDEKLPRIIEKTAAKMSAENRVRALEEFPMPEALARHFRP, encoded by the coding sequence ATGACCACTCGCCTTGACCATGCCTTCCAGGCCATCGATGCCGCCAATGCCCGGGATCCGAACCTGGACGAGGGCAAGCCCGCCAACCTGCTTTACGGCCAGCGGATGACGGAACAGCAGCAGCACCTGTTCCCCCAGGCATCGGACGCGCTGCGCATCGCTTGCCGGGGCCAGCATATCGAACGCTGGCTTTTGCCGCGCAGCGCCTATCCGATGGACCGGGCGGGCTATCTGCAATGGCGCCAGGAACAGGGCCGCCGCCATGCGGACCGCATCGCAGGCATCATGGCCGATGCGGGCTACGAAGAAAACGACATCGAGCAGGCCCGCAAGATGCTGACCAAGCAGGGCCTCAAGCGCGACACCGAGGTTCAGGCCCTGGAGGACGTGATCTGCTTTACCTTCATCCGCTGGTATCTGGGCGATTTCATGGCCGAGCAGTCCGACGAAAAGCTGCCGCGCATCATCGAAAAGACGGCCGCCAAGATGTCTGCGGAAAACCGGGTCCGGGCCTTGGAGGAGTTTCCGATGCCCGAGGCCCTTGCCCGGCATTTCCGCCCATGA
- a CDS encoding MFS transporter: MDRLLVDPRSWGLMLAATLTVMSNATITPSLPGLEAAFADDPLAPTITRLLITAPSLLVAVVAPLAGVLTDRLGRRRPLLWGLVIYAIAGTAGLYLPTLETILASRLALGLGVALIMTAQAALIGDYFDGPARGRLVGYQMAATNLGGLIFVTTAGALAAIDARLPFAIYGLAVPLFPLLWRILPEPPRAAGGRGPVARHELPADPGWRMVATVMSGAAGLTFVIFYAVPTQLPYHLQGIGLTDPRHAGVVMGAMMASAAVMSVVSGLVRLGRIATPVAGYLGLAGGFAAIALAQGLGMAMAGAALIGAGLGFCMPTFITTALNAAPARYRGLVSGLITSAIFLGQFLSPLASTPLVAHLGYPGAFLTGATGFVVLAVALIAMLRRQAPAVQVKRISE; encoded by the coding sequence ATGGATCGACTGCTGGTCGACCCGCGAAGCTGGGGGCTGATGCTGGCTGCGACGCTGACGGTGATGTCGAACGCCACGATCACCCCCTCCCTGCCGGGGCTGGAAGCCGCCTTTGCCGACGATCCGCTGGCCCCCACCATCACCCGGCTGCTGATCACCGCGCCGTCGCTGCTGGTCGCGGTCGTGGCGCCCTTGGCGGGGGTGCTGACCGACCGGCTGGGACGCCGCCGCCCGCTGCTGTGGGGGCTGGTCATCTATGCCATTGCCGGCACCGCTGGGCTTTATCTGCCCACGCTGGAGACGATCCTGGCCAGCCGCCTGGCGCTTGGCCTGGGGGTCGCGCTAATCATGACAGCGCAGGCCGCGTTGATCGGTGATTACTTCGACGGCCCGGCGCGCGGGCGGCTGGTGGGATACCAGATGGCCGCGACCAATCTGGGCGGCCTGATCTTTGTCACGACCGCTGGCGCCCTGGCCGCCATCGACGCGCGGCTGCCCTTTGCGATCTATGGGCTGGCGGTGCCGCTGTTCCCGCTGTTGTGGCGGATTCTGCCTGAACCGCCCCGTGCTGCCGGAGGTCGCGGTCCTGTGGCCCGTCACGAATTGCCCGCCGATCCCGGCTGGCGGATGGTGGCCACCGTCATGTCGGGGGCGGCGGGGCTGACCTTTGTCATCTTCTATGCGGTGCCCACGCAACTGCCCTATCACCTGCAAGGGATCGGGCTAACGGATCCGCGCCACGCGGGCGTGGTGATGGGGGCGATGATGGCCTCGGCCGCCGTCATGTCGGTTGTCTCGGGCCTGGTCCGGCTGGGGCGGATCGCCACGCCTGTCGCAGGCTATCTGGGATTGGCCGGGGGCTTTGCGGCGATTGCCCTGGCGCAGGGGCTGGGGATGGCGATGGCGGGGGCGGCGCTGATCGGGGCGGGACTGGGGTTCTGTATGCCGACCTTTATTACAACGGCGTTGAACGCCGCACCCGCGCGGTATCGGGGGCTGGTGTCGGGGCTGATCACCTCGGCCATTTTCCTGGGGCAGTTCCTGTCGCCCCTGGCGTCGACGCCGCTGGTCGCCCATCTGGGTTATCCGGGGGCCTTCCTGACGGGTGCCACAGGTTTTGTCGTGCTGGCGGTGGCGCTGATCGCAATGCTGCGGCGCCAGGCTCCGGCGGTGCAGGTGAAAAGGATTTCCGAATGA
- a CDS encoding rhomboid family intramembrane serine protease, translating into MFPIRDHNPSDQRPWVTYGLIAANIAMYLLTLPVVQGGEWLWVRLALYPLAVIQGELLWGLLTHMFLHGGIMHIAGNLLFLYVFGDNLEEQMGRLGFLAFYLAAGLAAAAAQIAADPLSPIPMVGASGAIAGVMGGYLLLFPRARVDIVAIFIIFFKIFTLPAWIVLGVWLAIQIFGGYTTPGDGGGVAYWAHAGGFLAGVVLALPRFLWLGGRAFWARTHGHPPHPEVVYAATRIPRVGR; encoded by the coding sequence GTGTTCCCGATCCGGGACCATAACCCGTCCGACCAGCGTCCCTGGGTCACCTATGGCCTGATCGCCGCCAATATCGCGATGTATCTGCTGACCCTGCCTGTGGTGCAGGGCGGGGAATGGCTGTGGGTGCGGCTGGCGCTGTATCCGCTGGCGGTGATCCAGGGGGAACTGCTGTGGGGCCTGCTGACCCATATGTTCCTGCATGGCGGGATCATGCATATCGCGGGCAACCTGCTGTTCCTGTATGTTTTTGGCGATAACCTGGAAGAACAGATGGGCCGGCTGGGATTCTTGGCCTTTTACCTGGCCGCCGGACTGGCGGCGGCGGCGGCCCAGATTGCGGCGGATCCGCTTTCGCCCATTCCCATGGTGGGCGCATCCGGCGCCATCGCGGGCGTCATGGGCGGATATCTTCTGCTGTTTCCGCGCGCGCGGGTCGATATCGTCGCAATCTTCATCATCTTCTTCAAGATATTCACCCTGCCTGCCTGGATCGTGCTGGGCGTCTGGCTGGCGATCCAGATCTTCGGCGGCTACACCACGCCCGGCGACGGGGGCGGGGTTGCATACTGGGCGCACGCGGGCGGGTTCCTGGCGGGCGTCGTGCTGGCCTTGCCGCGGTTCCTGTGGCTGGGCGGGCGGGCCTTCTGGGCGCGCACCCACGGCCATCCCCCGCATCCCGAGGTGGTCTATGCCGCGACCCGCATCCCGCGCGTCGGTCGCTAG
- the mnmD gene encoding tRNA (5-methylaminomethyl-2-thiouridine)(34)-methyltransferase MnmD, producing the protein MNALPDADPARHPQLDWQEGGVPVSTRFDDPYFSLAGGLAETRHVFLAGNGLPARLRRGFHVAELGFGTGLNCLALAQVATDPVVMTSFEAWPMSLAQLEQAHAAFPDLAGLAAQLRAGWGNDRIRLGQVTLHLVIGDVAQTLPVWDGRADAWFLDGFSPAKNPQMWGDDIMAHVGRCTAPGGTFATYTAAGAVRRALAQAGFHVERRPGFGRKRHMSVGVRP; encoded by the coding sequence ATGAATGCGTTACCCGATGCCGATCCCGCCCGCCACCCGCAGCTTGACTGGCAGGAGGGCGGCGTGCCGGTGTCCACCCGCTTCGACGATCCCTATTTCAGCCTTGCGGGGGGGCTGGCGGAAACCCGGCACGTCTTTCTAGCGGGCAACGGCCTGCCCGCGCGGCTGCGACGGGGGTTTCATGTGGCGGAACTGGGCTTTGGCACCGGCTTGAATTGCCTGGCCCTGGCGCAGGTTGCCACCGACCCGGTGGTGATGACCAGTTTCGAGGCCTGGCCGATGAGCCTGGCACAGCTTGAACAGGCCCATGCCGCCTTCCCGGACCTGGCAGGGCTGGCGGCGCAGCTTCGGGCAGGCTGGGGGAACGACAGGATCCGCCTGGGCCAGGTCACGCTGCATCTGGTGATCGGCGATGTGGCGCAGACGCTGCCTGTCTGGGACGGCCGGGCGGATGCCTGGTTCCTGGACGGCTTTTCCCCCGCCAAGAACCCGCAGATGTGGGGGGACGACATCATGGCCCATGTCGGGCGCTGCACGGCGCCGGGCGGAACCTTTGCCACCTATACCGCCGCGGGCGCGGTGCGGCGCGCGTTGGCGCAGGCGGGCTTTCACGTCGAACGCCGCCCCGGCTTTGGCCGCAAGCGGCACATGAGCGTCGGGGTCAGGCCCTAG
- a CDS encoding NADPH-dependent FMN reductase — protein sequence MTERKCIGVILGSIREGRINDRVAFWVIRQLEGHGFATRTIDPADPDLLPVQLGDEAAIQRLRGQMANLDGFVIVTPEYNHAEPGHLKTLIDSVTAEWWARPVGLIGYGGLSGGLRALEALRIILAELHTVTLRDTVSFASPWRRFDELGHMTDPDAAAAAEAAMAVFAHRLDWWVEALAHARHARPYDPRDDG from the coding sequence ATGACGGAACGCAAATGCATCGGGGTGATCCTGGGGTCGATCCGCGAAGGCCGGATCAACGACCGCGTGGCATTCTGGGTGATCCGCCAGCTGGAAGGGCACGGCTTTGCCACGCGGACCATCGACCCGGCCGACCCCGACCTGCTGCCCGTGCAACTGGGCGACGAAGCCGCAATTCAGCGGCTGCGCGGCCAGATGGCGAACCTTGACGGCTTTGTCATCGTCACCCCCGAATACAACCATGCCGAACCGGGGCATCTGAAAACGCTGATCGACAGCGTCACCGCCGAATGGTGGGCGCGCCCCGTGGGGCTGATCGGCTATGGCGGCCTGTCGGGCGGATTACGCGCGTTGGAGGCACTGCGCATCATCCTGGCGGAACTGCATACGGTGACGCTGCGCGACACGGTCAGCTTTGCCTCGCCTTGGCGGCGGTTCGACGAACTGGGCCACATGACCGACCCCGATGCCGCAGCCGCGGCCGAGGCCGCGATGGCCGTCTTTGCCCATCGGCTGGATTGGTGGGTCGAGGCCCTGGCCCATGCGCGCCATGCCCGCCCCTATGACCCCCGGGATGACGGCTGA